The Babylonia areolata isolate BAREFJ2019XMU chromosome 2, ASM4173473v1, whole genome shotgun sequence genome segment tcgaactctgatcactggtgaacacttccCAAACTGACTCTCTACAAAAACATAGTTTTGTCTTAACACTCTTCTAAATCCTATATGTTGAAacactttttttaaaacaaaagttATTTCATCTCCATTGTAATATGGATATAGATTTATGTAATCCGCTTGGAAATATTCTTTGCCGAAAACTCGTCACTATAATATAtatgttgtgagggtgtgtgagtgagtgaatgagtgtttCTTGTTTTCACTGTCTACAAATATCATGTCTATTACAGATAACTGAGTGCAAGTGAGTGAATGGGTGTTTCTTGTATTAACTGTATACATACAACGTGTCGATATGTAAGTAAATTGGTAAGGGAGGGAAATAGTAATCGAGTAAGTGGGTGAATGAGTAAGTGAATGAATTAATAGATGACAGACAAATACTACCGCtactacaaatgatgatgatgatgataatgatactactactacaactactactaatgataaggaaaacaaatcaaacacaccTTCGTTACATTCCACTTGTCGTGACATCCTCTCTCTAGCACTACAGTTCCGTTTTTCTGGCAGATCTTTTTATCGTCCTGGAAAAGCTCCCCCTCCTCTGACAGGAACCAGAACTGGAGCCAGATCAAAACACATTATGGTTACTGTCAGCCTCTGGTGTTCGTCCTTCAttcatttacagtctgttcatctaagatgatgataattattagactgaaaataaatgatattattgttatatttattatttgtattattatttctatttatatcatgataatgattattgttatcattaattagaaaacatcatatgtgaaaatcaatggcaggggaagaaatattcaactgaaaagggggcggttgaggtagagggtgtgtgggggggggggggggggggggggagggggggaggaaggggggggcgagggggaggggattgaggaaggaaaagagagagagagaacagaatgtggaaaagatagaatacaaaatgtaaaatggagaggatgagtgtcagtgactggagaaagaaaaacataatatatgtagggtgtgtgtgagaggggtgatgtGAGAAGCGGGAtcaggacagaaaattaatcaataatcaaatattgtatgcaatacttctatagattattatttgaaaagaggatgatatggggacctacaataaataaccaactggactatttaatagatagctagctaactttgataaagaacattttgaaatacaaaACTTTTTCCAAAATgaattaacatttgaaactggtaacatgtGTTTTGTAATTTCTGGAGGTAAAAAAGGTTTAATTTCTAAACaacgggttaaaacgtgctctactgttaaacgacccttgcaaatgcattcaatattttcataataTTTTGTATATGGGGCATGTAGGAGTTCCTTAGCTAAAGAGGCCACATTCGACCATACACGAAATCACACGGAAGAGTACCCACACAAACTGATGTATACTATAACTGACATAACAGATCCATGATCGATGTGGCCACGGAAAAcggaatgggaaaaaaaaggcaagctATGCATTGTaaaactgactgactgttgataCTACACTGGGAACTAAGAATCGGTAAAACCATGCGCGAATTCTAAAACAGGAAACtgctttttgtgtctgtttttttcccttttgcaaCGAAGGTTCTTTTCTTCAAAACGTGTATAACATTTCTTCATCCTTCACAATGGAAGGATGAATTACATTAAAGAATCGAGACAATAGATAACACCGAAGGCAAACAGAgattcagcttttttttcttttctcttcttcttatatatatatattaaaaaaaaacaaaaacatttttaggCTTTGAGGTATATCTACATTGTTTATCTAACTCgtttgaaatgaataaacaaagaaatacaaaagaaagtCACAACAGGGAGTATAAAGTAAGGATCGATAAGTCAAAGTTTCGAGTCAGACTGAAAATATGCAACAATTCTGCAGCACCAAATGCGCGTGCAATTGTCACGCAGTAAATGTGTTCCATAAACACTGCagcaaatttgaaaaaaaaaaagtctttaaatTGATACATATATGTCATTTACATATCAAGAccaacgtaacacacacacacacacacacacacacacacacacatatatatatatatatatatatatataaaatgtatcAAAACATTTTCTCAAGCAGTAAAATAAAATCAGTTgtgcatcttttttcttttttttttctttttttaaaatacaaacaCGATTCATAATTTCTTCATTTCGTTTTTTTCTAGAGTTCGTCAAATTCTATATGGAATGTATGATAACTGTTGTTTATTTTCGTATTTATAAAATTTCATTGCCATGTTTCAGTTCGTTATAAATGCAtacatttaactctttccatacgaacggcgaaagagacgaagttaacagcgtttcaccccaattaccatcatcaaaatattgcaagcggaaggctcttatactgaagaggtgaatgttgacaaagaataccacaattctgacgacggaagctaaagtttgggtcattcagacacccactggacatccgatgggtctgtgtagaggagaagagaggactggccgtactgagtgagttaagacacacacaacaatcagatcagccaaaaagaaaaggagagttGGTTACCTGGTTGCTCCCCAAACCATGACAAGGCACAAATTTGGGAACAGCACTGGAAGGGCCATAACTATCGATGCAGTAGTACGATCCACTCAGGttcatcttcaactgaaacagacagaactGGCGATAGTTAagttcttcccccctctccccccccctccccccgccccccgtcccccatcatctgcaccatcccAGCGGCATTACTCACGCACCGTTTATTCCAAAACTACTCCCGAGTTCGTCTGTCGCACTCCCAGTCTCGGCCGTccacaggaggccacacatcagaggagaccctgctccgctgctgagtcacttcggtggcgaCCAGTACTGCCTGTCCTGATTTAGCGTACTTTGGACACTACCGactgagccccctactgacgacaataaaccTCAGTCGATGAGCCagtctgagtgagcgtccccttaGATTAGagacgtccctccaacgacagtgcCCCATGAATCTGAcaacaccgaagaccttgacaggactcacctcaagcacggaagtggaggggggtcgAAACTGAAGTCACCCTGAGAACTGGGcaggaaaggccacagaatttgggactttttcttgtttcattgacGATGAAGTATCAACTGACATAGTGCTTCCAGTTTCAAAGGCAATAGTAATTCCAGCCTATCTCTTGACAGTTCAGTTTCATAAACATTTGTTAATATTTGTAATAACTGATTTGGGTACGAGGACCTGGGTTtcgggatggtgtgtgtgtgtgtgtgtgtgtaaagcgcccAAAGCTCTATTTAGAGAATATGCAGCAAACagatttacatcatcatcataattatttttatcattattattattattaacagtagcagcagcagcagtgatagcgttggttttttgtgtgttttttttgtaatgaaataTTTCTCTCAAAGAAATGTATAGCTTCTTGAGGCAGCAGAGACACCCACCTCGCTAGCGAGCTGAACACGTTGAGGGGCAAAAGGCACAGGGCGGACATTTTTGACGTACCACTCAAAGTCCCGACACCCCAGGTTCCGGCGTAATTTCTGTCGATCCGATATGTCACCAAAGTCTCCCTGTAACATCACGTGTACATAGTTGCTGAAACACATGCATGATTGCTGTACGTTCGTCACTTATGTTTTGTTAACGGCTGTATTTGATCAGTCACTGATACCTaaacctcctcctcgtcctcctccttgtcctcctcctcctccatcttcttctcctcttcctcctcctcctccttcttcttctcctcctcctcctcgccacccccctcctccttcttttcttcgcTGTACAAACTCAGTTATGTAAAACGGTTCGATTTTTGGATAACATGTCATGCTGTAAGAATAATGTTTCAAGGCACTGATACTGTATATGGGCattaagaaagaaacacaaaatgtgGTCTGGTCATGGCGAGGTTCGGTTTCCTAGAGAACGAAGTTCTTATATGTCTTTGCTTGATGTAAATCATCCTTCCCCCACTGAAAcctacactttgtgtgtgtgtgtgtgtgtgtgtgtgtgtgtgtgtgtgtgtgtgtgtgtggtgcgcgtgcgcgcgcgcgtgtgtgtgtgttgataaccgTGTCTCCAGATCTCAGTGTCTCTTGTCTGTTATcctgcagcagcaccaacagtaTACGAGTAGTCTTGGAGTGTGAACAGACGAAGCAGATTTCATCTCCATATTTCGCTGCAGCGGGTGGGTCACCAGGTGGAAATGGTGACCTGTCCTGGATGAACACAAGAGACCACACCCACTGCTGACAGCAGTGTCCACGGCCACAATCTCGTGACTGCGTCTCTCCCGTTTATTTTTGAAGAGTTGTTTGACTGTACGTCTCCAAGATTGTCTTTGAACATCTCTGTGACAccagtagtacacacacacacacaaacaccccgcccccacccccacacgtacgcacgcacacaaacgcacacgcacacacacgcgcatagacacacagagacacagacacagacacacacacaacacacgcatgcacagccacccacccacccacacactgacacccccccccccaacactcacacacacacatacacacacgcacacacactgacacccccccaccccccactcacatacacacacacacacactgaccccctccccccaactcacacatacacacacacactgacaccccccccccacacacacacacacctaccacttTGAAGAGGTTCCTCTCCAGGAAGTAGTTCTTGTAGTCATCCATCCAGACGTGGGCCACCCGGGCCACATTGGTGAGGCCCAGGTTGGAGGTCCACTTGATGGGGTTGGTAGCCCGGAACACGTGACCCACATGAGAGCAGGGAACCAGCTCCACAGACCCGTAGCACATCCAcgcctgaaacaacaacaacatcaccgtcatcatcatcatcatcatcagcagcagcagcagcagcatcgtcgtcatcatcttcttcttcttcttcgtcgtcgtcgtcttcatcatcatcatctttaggAACGCCACGTCAGGGAAGCAGGCACGCGATAGCACTTTGACATCGGAGCACCAGCGTGTGTTGACGAAGAAACACACATCGCCACCCCTTTGCTTGCCTAAGTCAGCagtgtggtcagctctgtgtccaGTGAAGACCCTGGTGGTTGAACGGCGCTGTCAGGGATGTCCTGGTTAAGCCATGTTCCAGTGAGACAAAACACAGAGCATTCTTTGCAGTCTCTCCTCGTTTGAATATTACATGTGAATTCGTCAGTTTTGTTGGGTAGAGATCTAACGTCGGACAGGAACATACTGGGTAGAGGTGGGCGAAAACTTCGTTGGTGTAACCTTGAAAGGGCCTCACCTCGTTTTCCGCGTTTCCTCGAGGACTGAGCCTTGCGTGCTGACCGGTCCATGTTCATTGTTGACGGTTATAGATCATGATAGAGTGAGTTGAAGTGAGATCTCAAAACACTGGACTCACCTACCTGTTCCCTAACTAAACACGCAGCAGCGTGTCACGATCATATTGCAAGATCGCAGCTGTTTCcctaacacacataaacagaattaaacacaaaataaacagcaCAGCTATCGTGTTGTACAActgatacaacgcaacacaacgcaatgcaacgcaatgcaatgcaatacaatacaatacaatacaatacaatacaatacaatacactgaatacaatacaatacaacacaatacaacataatcagtacaatacaatacaatacaatacaatgcaactgacacaatccaatacaatccaaGCAGTGTCAACAGAACAGAGAAAGTGTATCACcttaccaacacaacacaatacaacacaacacaaaacaacacaatacaatacaacacaacacaatacaacacaatacaataggaGCAGTGtcagcagaagaaagaaagtgtaTCACCTTacggcaatacaacacaacacaatacagtacaatacaacacagtacaacgcaatacaagcAGTTATTGGCAGAAGGAAGACAGTGCATGACCTTGAAGGAGAGCTCGAGGTTCTCTCCCCCCCAGTACAGCAGGCCGGGGTCATAGGTACCCAGCTGGGTGAAGAAGGTCCGGCTGATGGCGAACAGGCCTCCGGGCATGGTGGgcgatctgcacacacacacacacacacacacccacacacacacacacacacatacacacacagaggtacacacaggtacacacaggcaaacagacacagacagacacacgcacacacacacacatacacacacacaaacacagaggcacacgcgcacacaagtgcacgcgcacccacacaggcacacagacacacatagactctctctctctctctctctctctctcacacacacacacacacacacacacacacagagtgacacacagtgacacacacacacacgcacacacacacacacagactcaaagacacagatacagacactgacagacacagacacagacacagacacacacacacacacacacacacacacacacacacacagagagagagagagagagagagagagagagagagagtggtttcactcaacaataataataataatggatacttatatagcacactatctagaaatctgctctaggtgctttacataaacgcttttgttaacataaaacattacatctatgttatatacacacaccaaaatgtgactacacacacacacacacacacacacacacacacacacacacacacacacacacacacacacacactgcatacatacattttaacatacatgtatatctaacagttaccctaacacatacgcacacataggcaggcacaaacttacaatTAATTAACACAAACTACAACTGCGAGTTCTGTATCGGGTGttgccaccactaccactctaACTACCTATAGTTATACTATTACTAATGCCAGCAAGCCCAAAGAAAAGCACCTAtttgtctgtgcttcagtttttATTACTATCATGTTTGTTATTGAACAGACTACACAGAATATATCTTCACTTCTGGTATGTAAACATTGAACAATGTTGAATCTCTTGAATGATATTTTCCCCTTCTCTTCTGTTCTTCATCCAAATGTTCGTTTTACCTATGTCCTAACCAAACAGTTGGTGTTGTCATTGTAAATGACGatgagtttttttttgtattcatgtTTATATTAGTTACAGATTGATGTAACGTGGCTCCACGGGTTTATCTGAAATGAACgcatcttgtcctgtcttgtcttgtcttgtcttgtcttgtgttgacaACACAGCAGATGATTGAGTATAGCCAAgaggtaggtggcagaatggttaagacgctcgtcttgCCAGTAtaaagtccgtgagggtctgggttcgattcccgctcttgccctttctcccaagtgtgactggaaaaatcgaaccgagcgtctagtaagtcgcatgagacgataaacagcatgcacttggcgcactgaaaaagaacccatggcaacgagagtgttatccaAAGTTccgtgtagaagaaatccattcttgACAGGTACATAAACAGATACGCAtgttctcaaagcctgactaagcgcgtagggttacaCTGCCGGTCAGAGGGCATGTGTCCAACAGATGTGGCGTAttgtacggatttgtccgaacgcagtgacgcctccttgagggaCTGAAACCGAAACTAGAAAGTGAAACAGCCGGCCTGACGGACCTGATGGGGTCAGCGGGCGAGGTCCTCTCCGCCTTGTGTTTCGCCGTGAGGGGCCCCCATCCGAAGGCCAGGTCCTTCCACCGGAAGATGCCCAGCGACTGTATGTCGTGGGTGGCCGCCAGGCGGAACGTGCGCGCGTCGATCACCTCGATGTTGGGGAACACCGTCACGTTGGGGTCCAAGACGATGCGGTCCGCCAGGGGTTCGAACCAGCCTGcaacgtcacgtcacgtcacgtcacatcacgtcacatcacgtcacgtcaagtCAACCCAGACACGTCACGTCAGGTCAAGTGAGATCACGTAAAGTCaagtcttcttcgttcgtgggctgcaactcccacgttccttcgtgtgtacacgagtgggcttttccccATCTACACAACATCcccatgagggtgtgtgtgtgagaggtgtgaggggtgtgggtgtgtgaggggtgtgggtgtgtgagaggtgtgggggtgtgaggggtgtgggtgtgtgagaggtgtgagggtgtgaggggtgtgggtgtgtgagggagggggtgtgaggggtgtgggtgtgtgagggagggtgtgtgagtggtgtgggtgtgtgagggagggtgtgtgagggagggtgtgtgagaggtgtgggggtgtgaggggtgtgggtgtgtgagaggtgtgggggtgtgaggggtgtgggtgtgtgaaggagggggtgtgaggggtgtgggtgtgtgagggagggggtgtgaggggtgtgggtgtgagagggagggggtgtgaggggtgtgggtgtgtgagggagggggtgtgaggggtgcgggtgtgtgagggagggggtgtgaggggtgtaggggtatgagggttgtgggggtgtgagggagggggtgtgaggggtgtaggggtgtgacGGGGgtgtgacgggtgtgtgtgtgtgtggggggggggggggcgggggggttgagagttgtgagaggggtgggggtgtgaggggtagggggtgagggtgggaggggggtgaaggatggGGCGGGGGCACTGACCCGGGAAGCACTCTATGTGTGAGTCCAGGAAGACGAGGAGGGGGGCTGTGGACAGCTGGAAGCCCATCAGCCTGGCCCTGGTCAGCCCCACCCTCTCCTGGGCGTGCACCACCTTCACCCGCCCGTCCGTCCGCCGCCAGTACTCATCCAAGGGCTCCTTCAGGTGACCTGGCGTAAAACACCATGCACTCGTTCAGTCTCCGGGAACTCtttagcttcagtttctcaaggaggcgtcattccGCTCggagcaaatccatatacgctacaccacatctgcgtaacccaacgtgctaatTCAGGCCTTGGGTACATGCAGatatattcgtgtacctatcagggtggatttctgctacagaattttgtcaacggtcaacactctcgttgccatgggttctttttcagtgcgctaagtgcgtgctatacacataaaaacctcagtttatcatctcatccaaataactgAACGCCCTGTTtaattttttccagtcaaacttgagagaaagggtatGAGTGGAATTCGAACCCAAATCCCCTCACGGACTCTCAGTATTGACAGAAGAGCGTCCTAACCGTCCTGCCACCTGTGCGGAAAACACCACGCAGTGCTTCAGGCTTGGGGAACTCTTCTACCTGCACCAGTACGTTGTACATATCTACAAACCTGCCGTCATGTTCGCTGACTGTCTCAGTGGGCCTCCAGCTTGATTAAAACACGTACACGGATGACGGGCCTGCTGACAGTGCCACTATAACTAGTGGCATTCAGGCAGGAAAACTGACATAGTCGAAAGaatcgtaaagagagagagagagagagagagagagagggcgagagggggtgtggggtgtgtgggtgggggtgtgtgtgtgagagagatgaaagacagagacgcagacatacagacggacagacggacaaacagagacagacagatcagagagacagagacacacagagagaaagagacagacatacagacagatgagaggagaaaaagagacacagagatactcagagagaaggggagagacagacacagagaaacagacagatgagaagagagacagacagacaaacagagacagagatagaaacagagacagagagacagtcagataagagagacacagacacagacgagagaaggggagagagagagagagagacgggaggggggggatagagacagacagagagacagagacaggaagacagagagacacagaccatGAGACGAAGACTCGCAGCCTCACCCATCGTGGACTTATCGTCCACCAGAATGACTTCCCGCAGCAGGTGGGAGGGGGTCCGCGATAGCACACTGTGCACGGATCGCAGCAGCACTGTCCAGGCCTCGTTATGGAAGATGATGATCACACTGGCCTCTGGGAGGTCGCTGCGAAACGTCTTGTTCCAGCAACTGAAACACGTCGCAGACTTTAgaaagggaggtggggatgggcgCTTAGGGAGAGGGAGCAAAGAGGAAGTAGGGtggcgcggggggaggggtgtgtgtgcgtgtgtgtgtgtgtgtgggggggggggagtgcaaagTTGCACATGGAAAATGCATAATGGTTAAATGGGCCCAGTAACGTTCGTTTTAACTCCTTGGACAGAAAGTCCTGCGATGCAATACGTTTTGAATTTCaacacgagacacacacatacagacatatggagagacagacaaaatagactatgatgatgatgatgatgaagaagaagatggtggtggtggtggtggtggtggtgatgatggcaagaagaagaagaagcagaagaggaagaaggaggaaaagttCACAagggtgatgaggatgaggatgatcatgacgatgacaacaacgacgaatgaacataaacatgaagaagaaaacagaataagcacaagaacaagaagaaggtgatgatcatgatgatgaccatgatgacgacaacggcgatgatgataaaaacaacaacagaaaaagcagaaggagaagaaaaagaggaggaagaggaggaggaggagaaatatgacgaagaagatgatgatgatgatgacaaagacgatgacgataacaatgatgaagatgatgacgacgacgacgacgacgatgacgctgATCGTACTCACTGCGGGCCCCAACCGTGGGGCAGGGTCCGGTGGACACTGATGAGGTCACTGGCGTACTGGTTGAAGCTGTTGTGGGTCCACCCGGCCTGGTAGcgagccttctcctcctccgtcagcCGTCCCTCATCCACCCTCACTCCTCGCCCCTCTGCCCCTGGGGATGTCACGTGGCCAGTCAGTCTACTGatggattttgttgttttgttgttggtggtggtggtgatgatggtggtggtggtgttattattgttgttgttgttggtattgttgttaatattgttgttgttgtttttatttttgatattgttgttgacattgttgttgttgctgttggtatttttgttaatattgttgttgttgttggtattgttgttaacattgttgttgttattgtagtaattgttgttaatattgttgttgttgttggtgttgttgttaacattgttgttgttattgtagtaattgttgttaatattgttgttgttgttggtgttgttgctgttggtattgttgttaatattgttgttgttgttggtggtggtggtggtagatttgttgttgttgttggtggtggtggtggtagatttgttgttgttgttggtggtggtggtggcattgttgttgctggtgttgttgttggtggtggtcgtcgtatggttgatggtattgttgttgttggtattgttgctgttgtcattgttgttgatggcggtggaggtgttgttattgttgttgttgttgttactgttgttgtccttggtattgttgttgctattattggtggtggtggtggtagtattgttgttgttggtggtattgttgtggttgttggtggtgatatAATTTTTGgaattgttgttggtgttggtattgttgttgttgttagtattgttggtgttcttgtcgttgttggtaATTTtgtattggtt includes the following:
- the LOC143300081 gene encoding polypeptide N-acetylgalactosaminyltransferase 5-like produces the protein MKRSTVLYVPLFVFLPSLLLLYVLTEISLDMASQARARREDLHHGPLHPVSARLHSTPAPDKAGRHPRVKVYRSRKGTGPPRQVFHLAAEPGEEGRGDRAMGEKGGEVGSRITFPPFVDEINELGAEGRGVRVDEGRLTEEEKARYQAGWTHNSFNQYASDLISVHRTLPHGWGPHCWNKTFRSDLPEASVIIIFHNEAWTVLLRSVHSVLSRTPSHLLREVILVDDKSTMGHLKEPLDEYWRRTDGRVKVVHAQERVGLTRARLMGFQLSTAPLLVFLDSHIECFPGWFEPLADRIVLDPNVTVFPNIEVIDARTFRLAATHDIQSLGIFRWKDLAFGWGPLTAKHKAERTSPADPIRSPTMPGGLFAISRTFFTQLGTYDPGLLYWGGENLELSFKAWMCYGSVELVPCSHVGHVFRATNPIKWTSNLGLTNVARVAHVWMDDYKNYFLERNLFKVGDFGDISDRQKLRRNLGCRDFEWYVKNVRPVPFAPQRVQLASELKMNLSGSYYCIDSYGPSSAVPKFVPCHGLGSNQFWFLSEEGELFQDDKKICQKNGTVVLERGCHDKWNVTKTQLVHVTSGRCLQGGGVTLDQAGHSDPTLMTLQPCDLDNVRQRWQAAPRDKNLRFPTL